In one Streptomyces sp. NBC_00597 genomic region, the following are encoded:
- a CDS encoding YciI family protein, protein MFVMELTYTAPIEAVEEELDAHIAWLDGYYASGVFIASGRKVPREGGIVLAAGVSRAEIEKIASEDPFTVAGVCSYRITEFIATKTSADLAAVRENPAV, encoded by the coding sequence ATGTTCGTCATGGAGCTCACCTACACCGCACCCATCGAAGCCGTCGAAGAGGAGCTGGACGCCCACATCGCCTGGCTGGACGGCTACTACGCCTCGGGCGTCTTCATCGCCTCGGGCCGCAAGGTCCCGCGCGAGGGTGGCATCGTCCTGGCTGCGGGCGTCTCCCGCGCGGAGATCGAGAAGATCGCGTCGGAAGACCCGTTCACCGTGGCCGGCGTCTGCTCGTACCGCATCACGGAATTCATCGCGACGAAGACGTCCGCGGACCTGGCGGCGGTACGGGAGAACCCGGCGGTGTAG